One window from the genome of Salvia splendens isolate huo1 chromosome 9, SspV2, whole genome shotgun sequence encodes:
- the LOC121749641 gene encoding uncharacterized protein LOC121749641, whose translation MAYSLLNSFIASSPCHSLTPSICSLHTPFNLKNVHKTTTPTFSSLHRLRATVDGEPQISTTQSLLAEEQPQLDKEVEECVRVLKNAAKTRKVPQEEILNACSVIEKAKIDPSRFLQTLGGTESPGRTWMLVFTAEKKLTRGRYFPITAIQRFDAAGKRIENGVYLGPIGSLSFEGRLSWKKRILAFIFEKIRIKVGPLDPFEFSFKGDDEREPTNSDPFFIWFYIDEEIAVARGRSGGTAFWVRCKRVG comes from the exons ATGGCTTATTCTCTTCTCAATAGCTTCATTGCTTCTTCTCCTTGTCACTCCCTCACGCCTTCCATCTGCTCTCTTCACACACCCTTCAACCTTAAAAATGTGCACAAAACAACTACTCCCACATTCTCCTCTCTACATCGTCTCAGAGCTACTGTTGATGGCGAGCCccaaatctccaccacacaaTCACTTCTCGCTGAGGAACAACCACAGCTCGATAAG GAAGTAGAGGAGTGTGTTAGAGTGCTTAAGAATGCAGCTAAAACGAGAAAAGTTCCACAGGAAGAGATTCTCAATGCTTGTTCTGTGATTGAGAAGGCAAAGATCGATCCCTCTAGGTTTCTTCAAACACTAGGAGGAACGGAGTCACCAGGAAGAACTTGGATGCTTGTTTTTACTGCTGAG AAGAAGCTAACTCGCGGTAGATATTTCCCGATCACAGCCATCCAGAGATTTGATGCAGCT GGAAAGAGGATAGAGAATGGAGTTTATCTTGGACCTATTGGATCACTGAGCTTTGAGGGCAGGTTATCATGGAAGAAAAGAATACTTGCATTCATATTTGAAAAAATCCGGATAAAAGTAGGGCCGCTTGATCCGTTTGAGTTTAGTTTCAAAGGAGATGATGAAAGGGAGCCAACCAATTCGGATCCGTTTTTCATTTGGTTCTATATTGATGAGGAAATCGCTGTTGCCCGTGGCAGAAGTGGGGGAACTGCATTCTGGGTCCGCTGTAAACGTGTTGGCTAG
- the LOC121749640 gene encoding peroxisome biogenesis protein 3-1-like has protein sequence MRDFWRRHKRKVYVALGAFGGGYVLYKLYDARRRSLSALQRQLADERENEELIKAQIQAHFQSVQRIADTATMPHVMHYLDIHLAESLDLTPLTERLIQGKDQASALTKTEKLELWDRLKILSFTKMVSSIWALTMLCLYIRVQVNILGRHLYIDTARGLGSSHLLDEAEMIDKNDEQQFLACADYLSNRGLLSLISDTEAVTSEVLKGKHLKDIFSTMLVHDAIIHILETLMIRHSPSQWVGYLMPDDGDVYKFVAPSNSGGSDISHVTKFELLIGETRAVLSSAEFANVVDISLRAVVNSVLEDLNTHCGKNNLMSGMPLARLVPRIALMAQQLLTESNRGRYIQMIRNIPEVEQFFTLLYSSTPA, from the exons ATGCG GGATTTTTGGAGGAGGCATAAGAGAAAAGTGTATGTTGCACTTGGAGCTTTTGGGGGCGGGTATGTACTGTACAAGCTCTACGATGCTCGGAGGCGTAGCCTTAGTGCTCTGCAGCGGCAGCTTGctgatgagagagaaaatgagGAACTCATCAAAGCCCA AATACAAGCGCATTTTCAGAGTGTCCAGAGAATAGCCGATACAGCAACGATGCCTCATGTGATGCATTACTTAGATATTCATTTGGCTGAGAGCTTGGACCTCACACCTTTGACAGAGAGATTAATTCAAGGAAAGGACCAAGCAAGTGCTCTAACCAAAACAGAGAAGCTTGAACTATGGGACAGACTTAAAATATTGA GTTTTACAAAAATGGTATCATCTATTTGGGCATTGACTATGCTGTGCCTCTATATCAGGGTCCAAGTCAATATCTTAGGGAGACATCTATATATTGACACGGCACGAGGTCTTGGAAGTTCTCATCTGCTT GATGAAGCTGAAATGATTGACAAGAATGATGAACAACAGTTTTTGGCCTGTGCCGATTATCTTTCTAATCGTGGTCTGCTTTCTTTGATATCTGATACAGAGGCTGTGACATCGGAAGTACTCAAGGG AAAACACCTGAAAGATATCTTCAGCACTATGTTAGTTCACGATGCTATTATACACATATTGGAGACGTTAATGATTAGGCATAGCCCTAGTCAGTGGGTGGGTTATCTGATGCCTGATGATGGCGATGTTTACAAATTTGTTGCACCATCCAACAGCGGTGGATCAGATATCTCACATGTTACAAAATTTGAGTTGCTCATTGGGGAAACACGCGCAGTGTTGTCAAG TGCTGAGTTTGCCAATGTTGTCGACATATCTCTAAGAGCAGTGGTGAATTCTGTCTTGGAGGATCTAAACACCCATTGCGGCAAAAACAATTTGATGTCTGGGATGCCACTTGCCAGACTCGTGCCGAGGATAGCTCTTATGGCTCAACAGCTTCTTACAGAATCGAACAGAGGTAGGTACATCCAAATGATTCGGAACATACCTGAAGTTGAACAATTCTTCACCCTTTTATACTCGAGCACGCCCGCATAG
- the LOC121747145 gene encoding protein DETOXIFICATION 16-like, protein MESNTSSLTTPFTQTSQKPIFESKAAFLEELRKQLWLAGPLISVSLLQFCLQLISVMFVGHLGELALSGASIATSFASVTGFSLLMGMSSALDTLCGQSYGAKQYHMLGIHAQRAMFVLLLVCVPLALVWANTGPILEALGQDPAISMEAGTYARYMIPSVFGYGILQCQVRFLQTQSIVFPMMISSGITTVLHLAVCWILVFKSGLGSKGAAVASCVSYWLNVLLLSLYIKFSPSCSRTWTGFSREALQDVLSFIRLGLPSAMMVCLENWSFEMMVLLSGLLPNPALETSVLSICLNTAATVWMIPFGLSSAVSTRISNELGAEQPQAARLALHVVLVIALTEGVVVWLVLVLIRNVWGYAYSNEAEVVTYVATMMPILATSNLIDGLQCVLSGAVRGCGWQKMGAFINLGSYYLVGIPLSILLAFVAHLGGKGLWMGIICALVVQVVCLSIIMLRTNWEHQTNKAKDRVYNSTIPVELLR, encoded by the exons ATGGAGAGCAATACATCCTCTCTTACGACTCCATTTACTCAAACCTCACAAAAGCCCATCTTTGAAAGCAAAGCAGCATTTTTGGAAGAACTTAGAAAGCAACTATGGCTGGCTGGACCTCTCATCTCTGTTTCTCTCTTGCAGTTTTGTTTGCAGCTAATTTCAGTTATGTTTGTCGGCCATTTGGGTGAACTCGCTCTCTCTGGTGCTTCCATCGCCACCTCCTTCGCCTCCGTCACCGGTTTTAGCTTGCTG ATGGGAATGTCAAGCGCCTTAGACACACTGTGTGGACAGTCCTATGGAGCCAAGCAATACCACATGCTCGGAATCCACGCTCAGAGAGCCATGTTTGTTCTTCTCCTTGTCTGCGTACCCCTCGCCCTAGTCTGGGCCAACACTGGTCCCATCCTCGAAGCATTAGGCCAAGATCCCGCCATCTCCATGGAGGCCGGGACCTATGCTCGCTACATGATCCCCAGTGTCTTTGGCTACGGCATACTGCAATGCCAAGTCAGGTTCTTGCAGACTCAGAGCATTGTGTTCCCAATGATGATAAGCTCCGGAATCACAACTGTGCTGCACCTTGCCGTCTGTTGGATTCTTGTGTTCAAATCTGGACTTGGTAGCAAGGGAGCTGCTGTGGCTAGCTGTGTATCCTACTGGCTCAATGTTCTGCTTCTCTCTCTTTATATCAAGTTCTCTCCGTCTTGCTCCAGGACTTGGACCGGATTCTCAAGAGAAGCCCTTCAAGATGTCCTAAGTTTCATCAGACTCGGCCTCCCTTCTGCAATGATGGTTTG CTTGGAGAATTGGTCTTTTGAGATGATGGTTCTGCTGTCTGGTCTTCTTCCAAATCCCGCACTGGAAACATCTGTTCTTTCCATCTG CCTGAATACAGCTGCGACGGTTTGGATGATTCCTTTTGGGCTCAGTTCTGCTGTCAG CACGCGAATATCAAACGAGCTTGGAGCCGAGCAGCCACAAGCAGCGCGCCTAGCTCTGCACGTGGTGCTAGTAATAGCTCTCACGGAGGGCGTTGTAGTCTGGCTGGTTCTTGTTTTAATACGCAATGTGTGGGGATATGCTTACAGCAACGAGGCAGAAGTTGTGACATATGTAGCAACAATGATGCCTATTCTCGCTACATCCAACTTGATAGATGGCCTGCAGTGTGTATTATCAG GTGCGGTTAGAGGATGCGGATGGCAGAAGATGGGGGCGTTCATCAACCTAGGATCGTATTATCTAGTGGGCATCCCGCTTTCCATCCTGCTAGCTTTCGTTGCACATTTAGGAGGAAAG GGTCTGTGGATGGGGATTATATGCGCGTTGGTGGTGCAAGTCGTCTGCCTTTCGATCATCATGTTACGGACTAACTGGGAACATCAA ACAAACAAGGCCAAAGATAGAGTCTATAACTCCACCATTCCAGTGGAGCTATTACGCTGA